The proteins below are encoded in one region of Drosophila santomea strain STO CAGO 1482 chromosome 2R, Prin_Dsan_1.1, whole genome shotgun sequence:
- the LOC120447224 gene encoding uncharacterized protein LOC120447224 isoform X1 encodes MALNKRKSPYSDEISGAEVDYKLSCRCCLKTNVEYLKLDSVAVARSLDPADASEKIPLLRCLLFCVSAENTPELPQNICIECSKSLQIAYYFLQNALRAHEILCRKLCPKVSRRQNGTLAQEPAPAEPGSERTQLLKTMRHECQVCGEVVYNRLELKQHIRQHAEGLSYNCKLCSFTSLKQRVLFEHYVTMHNMPLSQAEEHVKSKHYPAPKEEELRAVCTLEDMELLIPTVLRPEDYVQPQPHIDNEQLQDIEQQLAVSMGEPAPAVDTLTSTLPPMDTPNVSIGTEYLVLPDGSLQQVNGSGVVIEYIDDSKPNNSANVNISLQNLLSSQNEPMDIDVNELIVEDMMPQIKIKTKPAASGTSIYKHKCKLCPKAFSTVARLKSHQLTHSNLPKFYCDQCTFYSLRSADLIQHYKMVHHRFDENGKFGRDQAQVAESRVYSCDMCLFETSTVSQLRIHYKERHTVQPTEVQLRPSWTGEPAANPAPTTPRGVAAKQQTPATISNHIDIPLGIKYPSAVVETQAPVQQPVHQPMLNPVKQIEPVATTSTTITESGDINVVVDATPLFYAATSNSLIVTNPAPVTTVVESTGEAGNHAFGIFPEISEGNLPVNEAVQQTPANISGNSMFGDMQDFIDNTDVAAICTIPADDMPVVDGDDIVIDNNNISLDFDAENLFEDFEEEEDAVGEEEEDVENDDENDNNDAATDQNLLLTSDDDDVDDFDDEQSKHLQKPYCIYCNKKFTSQYKFENHMFIHRGLAPYRCELCTNLYNMKRLLIRHYKTVHKRMPTRDMVQAKGDKVSVARTNIENLYPGRIKKPMLMCAKCPFECESDSEMRKHLNAHHGINEGVSEHANEVFIIRKLPFECPRCIRSFAAKTTLSRHLQRSHLVDTIIEMQVPQSEEATTTTMATSSLTLSGPENAVIEDSQHNEMMQTDVGAEKMTTAALGNGDGNEVAGKDDGSGEHAEPAVLEEELDPVTLDAATAVTTTAIAAAISAAAAAEANSSESPVTTTASSSTTLFPTPTPFDFEYDIMRDEAQQSSPNIHDVSKAFTDNASSSSPINESDKLLSTTALETSPAKGLRSNTRLHRSSIYVCKLCSQTFDELGKLVKHEMELHSNTERSRWGYQHKCAICNTSYRTLTLLKFHMKRHSNRKSQCKLCPKTFVTIAELERHTKAKHSKDKTLRCSLDGCRKTFAFKHHLVRHQNASHLSTRYICPVCNKEEQSNVHLKNHMSMHKGEITYKCPKCDRSYLRRGRLASHVVLIHNLHLTTEELDKISSQAKRQAEPNDLKDTMPRAHLGRRKDVGCAREENGEPTGADDNSK; translated from the exons ATGGCGCTGAACAAGAGGAAGAGCCCGTACTCGGACGAAATTTCGGGCGCCGAAGTGGACTACAAGTTGTCATGTCGCTGCTGCTTGAAGACGAATGTGGAGTATCTCAAACTGGACTCGGTGGCGGTTGCGCGCAGCCTGGACCCGGCGGACGCTTCTGAGAAGATCCCGCTGCTCCGTTGCCTGCTCTTCTGCGTGAGCGCCGAGAATACGCCGGAGCTGCCGCAGAACATCTGCATCGAGTGCAGCAAAAGCCTGCAGATTGCTTACTACTTCCTTCAGAATGCCCTGCGTGCTCACGAGATCCTGTGCCGGAAGCTGTGTCCCAAGGTCTCAAGGAGACAGAATGGCACTTTGGCTCAAGAGCCAGCGCCTGCAGAG CCGGGGTCCGAGAGGACACAGCTCCTGAAAACAATGCGGCACGAGTGCCAGGTCTGCGGAGAAGTGGTTTACAATCGCCTGGAGCTCAAACAACACATTCGTCAGCATGCAG AGGGTCTGTCGTACAACTGCAAGCTGTGCAGTTTCACATCGTTGAAGCAACGCGTTTTGTTCGAGCACTATGTGACCATGCATAACATGCCCCTTAGCCAGGCAGAGGAGCACGTAAAATCAAAGCATTACCCAGCGCCAAAAGAAGAAGAGCTCAGGGCGGTGTGTACGCTTGAGGACATGGAGTTGCTGATACCCACCGTACTAAGGCCGGAAGACTATGTTCAGCCGCAGCCTCATATAGATAACGAGCAACTGCAAGACATTGAGCAGCAGCTGGCCGTCAGCATGGGTGAACCCGCACCGGCAGTGGACACCCTGACCTCCACCCTTCCGCCCATGGATACGCCCAATGTTAGCATCGGCACAGAGTACCTCGTTCTACCCGATGGTTCGCTGCAACAGGTTAACGGAAGCG GCGTGGTCATCGAGTATATTGACGATAGCAAACCGAATAATTCGGCCAACGTCAATATAAGCCTACAAAATCTGCTGTCCAGCCAAAATGAACCTATGGACATCGATGTCAACGAATTAATCGTGGAGGATATGATGCCGCAGATAAAAA TCAAGACAAAACCAGCCGCCAGCGGAACATCCATTTACAAGCACAAGTGCAAATTGTGTCCGAAAGCATTTTCCACTGTAGCGCGTCTAAAATCTCATCAGTTGACTCACAGCA ATCTGCCCAAATTTTACTGCGACCAATGCACTTTTTACTCACTGCGCAGCGCCGATCTTATACAGCATTACAAGATGGTCCACCATCGGTTTGATGAAAATGGCAAGTTCGGAAGGGATCAGGCGCAAGTTGCAGAGTCCCGCGTTTACTCGTGCGACATGTGTCTGTTTGAAACGTCCACCGTTAGCCAGTTGCGAATCCACTACAAGGAGCGGCACACGGTGCAACCCACGGAGGTGCAGCTGCGTCCAAGTTGGACGGGCGAGCCGGCAGCCAACCCTGCCCCAACAACACCGAGAGGCGTTGCCGCCAAGCAGCAGACTCCAGCTACGATATCAAATCACATCGACATCCCGTTGGGCATTAAAT ATCCCTCTGCTGTTGTGGAAACGCAAGCGCCAGTGCAGCAACCGGTACATCAACCAATGCTCAACCCAGTGAAGCAAATAGAGCCGGTGGCCACAACATCGACGACCATCACTGAATCGGGCGACATCAATGTAGTGGTAGATGCGACGCCGCTCTTCTATGCAGCAACCTCCAATTCCCTGATTGTGACGAACCCGGCGCCAGTGACAACGGTGGTGGAATCCACCGGAGAAGCCGGCAACCATGCATTTGGAATCTTTCCCGAAATCTCAGAGGGAAATTTGCCGGTAAACGAAGCCGTACAGCAGACACCAGCAAACATATCTGGCAATTCGATGTTTGGCGACATGCAGGACTTCATTGACAACACCGATGTGGCTGCCATATGCACAATTCCTGCGGATGATATGCCCGTTGTGGATGGTGATGACATCGTGATTGATAATAACAATATCAGTCTGGACTTTGATGCCGAGAATTTGTTCGAGGACTTCGAGGAGGAAGAGGACGCAGTGGGcgaggaagaagaagacgTCGAGAACGATGACGAGAATGACAACAATGATGCTGCCACGGATCAAAATCTGCTGCTGACCAGCGACGATGATGATGTGGACGACTTTGATGACGAGCAGTCGAAGCATCTGCAGAAGCCCTACTGCATTTACTGCAATAAGAAGTTTACCAGCCAGTATAAATTCGAGAACCACATGTTTATTCACCGAG GCCTGGCCCCCTATCGCTGTGAGTTGTGCACCAACCTTTACAACATGAAGCGACTGCTGATCAGACACTACAAAACTGTGCACAAGAGAATGCCCACGAGGGACATGGTCCAGGCGAAGGGCGATAAGGTTTCCGTTGCCCGCACCAACATCGAAAATCTGTATCCTGGCAGGATAAAGA AACCAATGCTCATGTGCGCCAAGTGTCCGTTCGAGTGCGAATCAGATTCAGAGATGCGCAAGCATCTGAATGCCCACCATGGGATTAATGAAGGAG tgTCCGAGCATGCAAACGAAGTGTTTATCATTCGCA AATTACCATTTGAATGCCCGCGCTGCATTCGATCATTTGCTGCTAAGACCACCCTTAGTCGCCATCTGCAGCGCAGTCATTTGGTGGACACAATTATAGAGATGCAAGTGCCGCAAAGCGAGGAAGCCACCACGACGACCATGGCCACATCATCGTTAACTTTATCTGGGCCAGAAAACGCGGTCATAGAGGATAGCCAGCATAATGAGATGATGCAGACGGATGTTGGGGCTGAGAAGATGACGACGGCTGCTTTAggcaatggcgatggcaatg AAGTAGCCGGCAAAGATGATGGATCAGGAGAACACGCGGAACCGGCGGTGCTAGAGGAAGAACTGGATCCCGTAACGTTGGACGCAGCCACCGCGGTGACTacaacagcaatagcagcagcaatatcagcggcagctgcagcggaAGCTAATTCGTCAGAGTCACCCGTTACAACCACAGCTTCATCGTCAACTACTCTCTTTCCGACGCCCACACCGTTTGATTTTGAATACGACATAATGAGAGACGAAGCCCAGCAATCGTCGCCAAATATCCATGACGTCTCCAAAGCCTTTACCGACAATGCCTCATCCAGCAGCCCAATTAATGAAAGCGACAAACTGCTGTCCACCACTGCCCTGGAAACTTCGCCAGCGAAGGGTTTACGCTCCAACACCCGTCTGCATCGCTCTTCCATTTACGTGTGTAAGCTCTGTAGCCAAACATTTGACGAGCTGGGCAAGCTGGTCAAGCATGAAATGGAGCTACACTCCAACACGGAACGATCTCGGTGGGGCTATCAGCACAAGTGTGCCATCTGCAATACATCGTACCGCACGCTCACGTTGCTCAAGTTCCACATGAAGCGACACAGCAATCGGAAATCACAGTGCAAGCTGTGCCCCAAAACCTTTGTAACAATCGCAGAGCTCGAGCGGCACACGAAGGCCAAGCACAGCAAGGATAAGACGCTTCGGTGCTCTTTGGATGGCTGCCGGAAGACTTTTGCCTTCAAACACCATTTGGTACGCCATCAAAATGCCTCACATTTGAGCACACGGTACATATGTCCCGTTTGCAATAAGGAGGAGCAGTCCAATGTGCATTTGAAGAATCATATGAGCATGCACAAAGGTGAGATAACCTACAAGTGCCCTAAGTGCGATCGCTCCTATTTGCGGCGTGGCAG ACTCGCAAGCCATGTTGTCCTAATCCATAATTTGCATCTCACCACCGAAGAGTTGGATAAAATCTCATCCCAGGCTAAGCGCCAGGCCGAACCTAACGATCTTAAAGACACGATGCCCCGGGCGCACCTGGGCCGTCGAAAGGATGTGGGTTGTGCAAGAGAAGAAAATGGGGAGCCCACAGGAGCTGATGATAATTCCAAGTAG
- the LOC120447224 gene encoding uncharacterized protein LOC120447224 isoform X2, translating into MALNKRKSPYSDEISGAEVDYKLSCRCCLKTNVEYLKLDSVAVARSLDPADASEKIPLLRCLLFCVSAENTPELPQNICIECSKSLQIAYYFLQNALRAHEILCRKLCPKVSRRQNGTLAQEPAPAEPGSERTQLLKTMRHECQVCGEVVYNRLELKQHIRQHAEGLSYNCKLCSFTSLKQRVLFEHYVTMHNMPLSQAEEHVKSKHYPAPKEEELRAVCTLEDMELLIPTVLRPEDYVQPQPHIDNEQLQDIEQQLAVSMGEPAPAVDTLTSTLPPMDTPNVSIGTEYLVLPDGSLQQVNGSGVVIEYIDDSKPNNSANVNISLQNLLSSQNEPMDIDVNELIVEDMMPQIKIKTKPAASGTSIYKHKCKLCPKAFSTVARLKSHQLTHSNLPKFYCDQCTFYSLRSADLIQHYKMVHHRFDENGKFGRDQAQVAESRVYSCDMCLFETSTVSQLRIHYKERHTVQPTEVQLRPSWTGEPAANPAPTTPRGVAAKQQTPATISNHIDIPLGIKYPSAVVETQAPVQQPVHQPMLNPVKQIEPVATTSTTITESGDINVVVDATPLFYAATSNSLIVTNPAPVTTVVESTGEAGNHAFGIFPEISEGNLPVNEAVQQTPANISGNSMFGDMQDFIDNTDVAAICTIPADDMPVVDGDDIVIDNNNISLDFDAENLFEDFEEEEDAVGEEEEDVENDDENDNNDAATDQNLLLTSDDDDVDDFDDEQSKHLQKPYCIYCNKKFTSQYKFENHMFIHRGLAPYRCELCTNLYNMKRLLIRHYKTVHKRMPTRDMVQAKGDKVSVARTNIENLYPGRIKKPMLMCAKCPFECESDSEMRKHLNAHHGINEGVSEHANEVFIIRKLPFECPRCIRSFAAKTTLSRHLQRSHLVDTIIEMQVPQSEEATTTTMATSSLTLSGPENAVIEDSQHNEMMQTDVGAEKMTTAALGNGDGNVAGKDDGSGEHAEPAVLEEELDPVTLDAATAVTTTAIAAAISAAAAAEANSSESPVTTTASSSTTLFPTPTPFDFEYDIMRDEAQQSSPNIHDVSKAFTDNASSSSPINESDKLLSTTALETSPAKGLRSNTRLHRSSIYVCKLCSQTFDELGKLVKHEMELHSNTERSRWGYQHKCAICNTSYRTLTLLKFHMKRHSNRKSQCKLCPKTFVTIAELERHTKAKHSKDKTLRCSLDGCRKTFAFKHHLVRHQNASHLSTRYICPVCNKEEQSNVHLKNHMSMHKGEITYKCPKCDRSYLRRGRLASHVVLIHNLHLTTEELDKISSQAKRQAEPNDLKDTMPRAHLGRRKDVGCAREENGEPTGADDNSK; encoded by the exons ATGGCGCTGAACAAGAGGAAGAGCCCGTACTCGGACGAAATTTCGGGCGCCGAAGTGGACTACAAGTTGTCATGTCGCTGCTGCTTGAAGACGAATGTGGAGTATCTCAAACTGGACTCGGTGGCGGTTGCGCGCAGCCTGGACCCGGCGGACGCTTCTGAGAAGATCCCGCTGCTCCGTTGCCTGCTCTTCTGCGTGAGCGCCGAGAATACGCCGGAGCTGCCGCAGAACATCTGCATCGAGTGCAGCAAAAGCCTGCAGATTGCTTACTACTTCCTTCAGAATGCCCTGCGTGCTCACGAGATCCTGTGCCGGAAGCTGTGTCCCAAGGTCTCAAGGAGACAGAATGGCACTTTGGCTCAAGAGCCAGCGCCTGCAGAG CCGGGGTCCGAGAGGACACAGCTCCTGAAAACAATGCGGCACGAGTGCCAGGTCTGCGGAGAAGTGGTTTACAATCGCCTGGAGCTCAAACAACACATTCGTCAGCATGCAG AGGGTCTGTCGTACAACTGCAAGCTGTGCAGTTTCACATCGTTGAAGCAACGCGTTTTGTTCGAGCACTATGTGACCATGCATAACATGCCCCTTAGCCAGGCAGAGGAGCACGTAAAATCAAAGCATTACCCAGCGCCAAAAGAAGAAGAGCTCAGGGCGGTGTGTACGCTTGAGGACATGGAGTTGCTGATACCCACCGTACTAAGGCCGGAAGACTATGTTCAGCCGCAGCCTCATATAGATAACGAGCAACTGCAAGACATTGAGCAGCAGCTGGCCGTCAGCATGGGTGAACCCGCACCGGCAGTGGACACCCTGACCTCCACCCTTCCGCCCATGGATACGCCCAATGTTAGCATCGGCACAGAGTACCTCGTTCTACCCGATGGTTCGCTGCAACAGGTTAACGGAAGCG GCGTGGTCATCGAGTATATTGACGATAGCAAACCGAATAATTCGGCCAACGTCAATATAAGCCTACAAAATCTGCTGTCCAGCCAAAATGAACCTATGGACATCGATGTCAACGAATTAATCGTGGAGGATATGATGCCGCAGATAAAAA TCAAGACAAAACCAGCCGCCAGCGGAACATCCATTTACAAGCACAAGTGCAAATTGTGTCCGAAAGCATTTTCCACTGTAGCGCGTCTAAAATCTCATCAGTTGACTCACAGCA ATCTGCCCAAATTTTACTGCGACCAATGCACTTTTTACTCACTGCGCAGCGCCGATCTTATACAGCATTACAAGATGGTCCACCATCGGTTTGATGAAAATGGCAAGTTCGGAAGGGATCAGGCGCAAGTTGCAGAGTCCCGCGTTTACTCGTGCGACATGTGTCTGTTTGAAACGTCCACCGTTAGCCAGTTGCGAATCCACTACAAGGAGCGGCACACGGTGCAACCCACGGAGGTGCAGCTGCGTCCAAGTTGGACGGGCGAGCCGGCAGCCAACCCTGCCCCAACAACACCGAGAGGCGTTGCCGCCAAGCAGCAGACTCCAGCTACGATATCAAATCACATCGACATCCCGTTGGGCATTAAAT ATCCCTCTGCTGTTGTGGAAACGCAAGCGCCAGTGCAGCAACCGGTACATCAACCAATGCTCAACCCAGTGAAGCAAATAGAGCCGGTGGCCACAACATCGACGACCATCACTGAATCGGGCGACATCAATGTAGTGGTAGATGCGACGCCGCTCTTCTATGCAGCAACCTCCAATTCCCTGATTGTGACGAACCCGGCGCCAGTGACAACGGTGGTGGAATCCACCGGAGAAGCCGGCAACCATGCATTTGGAATCTTTCCCGAAATCTCAGAGGGAAATTTGCCGGTAAACGAAGCCGTACAGCAGACACCAGCAAACATATCTGGCAATTCGATGTTTGGCGACATGCAGGACTTCATTGACAACACCGATGTGGCTGCCATATGCACAATTCCTGCGGATGATATGCCCGTTGTGGATGGTGATGACATCGTGATTGATAATAACAATATCAGTCTGGACTTTGATGCCGAGAATTTGTTCGAGGACTTCGAGGAGGAAGAGGACGCAGTGGGcgaggaagaagaagacgTCGAGAACGATGACGAGAATGACAACAATGATGCTGCCACGGATCAAAATCTGCTGCTGACCAGCGACGATGATGATGTGGACGACTTTGATGACGAGCAGTCGAAGCATCTGCAGAAGCCCTACTGCATTTACTGCAATAAGAAGTTTACCAGCCAGTATAAATTCGAGAACCACATGTTTATTCACCGAG GCCTGGCCCCCTATCGCTGTGAGTTGTGCACCAACCTTTACAACATGAAGCGACTGCTGATCAGACACTACAAAACTGTGCACAAGAGAATGCCCACGAGGGACATGGTCCAGGCGAAGGGCGATAAGGTTTCCGTTGCCCGCACCAACATCGAAAATCTGTATCCTGGCAGGATAAAGA AACCAATGCTCATGTGCGCCAAGTGTCCGTTCGAGTGCGAATCAGATTCAGAGATGCGCAAGCATCTGAATGCCCACCATGGGATTAATGAAGGAG tgTCCGAGCATGCAAACGAAGTGTTTATCATTCGCA AATTACCATTTGAATGCCCGCGCTGCATTCGATCATTTGCTGCTAAGACCACCCTTAGTCGCCATCTGCAGCGCAGTCATTTGGTGGACACAATTATAGAGATGCAAGTGCCGCAAAGCGAGGAAGCCACCACGACGACCATGGCCACATCATCGTTAACTTTATCTGGGCCAGAAAACGCGGTCATAGAGGATAGCCAGCATAATGAGATGATGCAGACGGATGTTGGGGCTGAGAAGATGACGACGGCTGCTTTAggcaatggcgatggcaatg TAGCCGGCAAAGATGATGGATCAGGAGAACACGCGGAACCGGCGGTGCTAGAGGAAGAACTGGATCCCGTAACGTTGGACGCAGCCACCGCGGTGACTacaacagcaatagcagcagcaatatcagcggcagctgcagcggaAGCTAATTCGTCAGAGTCACCCGTTACAACCACAGCTTCATCGTCAACTACTCTCTTTCCGACGCCCACACCGTTTGATTTTGAATACGACATAATGAGAGACGAAGCCCAGCAATCGTCGCCAAATATCCATGACGTCTCCAAAGCCTTTACCGACAATGCCTCATCCAGCAGCCCAATTAATGAAAGCGACAAACTGCTGTCCACCACTGCCCTGGAAACTTCGCCAGCGAAGGGTTTACGCTCCAACACCCGTCTGCATCGCTCTTCCATTTACGTGTGTAAGCTCTGTAGCCAAACATTTGACGAGCTGGGCAAGCTGGTCAAGCATGAAATGGAGCTACACTCCAACACGGAACGATCTCGGTGGGGCTATCAGCACAAGTGTGCCATCTGCAATACATCGTACCGCACGCTCACGTTGCTCAAGTTCCACATGAAGCGACACAGCAATCGGAAATCACAGTGCAAGCTGTGCCCCAAAACCTTTGTAACAATCGCAGAGCTCGAGCGGCACACGAAGGCCAAGCACAGCAAGGATAAGACGCTTCGGTGCTCTTTGGATGGCTGCCGGAAGACTTTTGCCTTCAAACACCATTTGGTACGCCATCAAAATGCCTCACATTTGAGCACACGGTACATATGTCCCGTTTGCAATAAGGAGGAGCAGTCCAATGTGCATTTGAAGAATCATATGAGCATGCACAAAGGTGAGATAACCTACAAGTGCCCTAAGTGCGATCGCTCCTATTTGCGGCGTGGCAG ACTCGCAAGCCATGTTGTCCTAATCCATAATTTGCATCTCACCACCGAAGAGTTGGATAAAATCTCATCCCAGGCTAAGCGCCAGGCCGAACCTAACGATCTTAAAGACACGATGCCCCGGGCGCACCTGGGCCGTCGAAAGGATGTGGGTTGTGCAAGAGAAGAAAATGGGGAGCCCACAGGAGCTGATGATAATTCCAAGTAG
- the LOC120447224 gene encoding transcription factor E4F1 isoform X4: MLNPVKQIEPVATTSTTITESGDINVVVDATPLFYAATSNSLIVTNPAPVTTVVESTGEAGNHAFGIFPEISEGNLPVNEAVQQTPANISGNSMFGDMQDFIDNTDVAAICTIPADDMPVVDGDDIVIDNNNISLDFDAENLFEDFEEEEDAVGEEEEDVENDDENDNNDAATDQNLLLTSDDDDVDDFDDEQSKHLQKPYCIYCNKKFTSQYKFENHMFIHRGLAPYRCELCTNLYNMKRLLIRHYKTVHKRMPTRDMVQAKGDKVSVARTNIENLYPGRIKKPMLMCAKCPFECESDSEMRKHLNAHHGINEGVSEHANEVFIIRKLPFECPRCIRSFAAKTTLSRHLQRSHLVDTIIEMQVPQSEEATTTTMATSSLTLSGPENAVIEDSQHNEMMQTDVGAEKMTTAALGNGDGNEVAGKDDGSGEHAEPAVLEEELDPVTLDAATAVTTTAIAAAISAAAAAEANSSESPVTTTASSSTTLFPTPTPFDFEYDIMRDEAQQSSPNIHDVSKAFTDNASSSSPINESDKLLSTTALETSPAKGLRSNTRLHRSSIYVCKLCSQTFDELGKLVKHEMELHSNTERSRWGYQHKCAICNTSYRTLTLLKFHMKRHSNRKSQCKLCPKTFVTIAELERHTKAKHSKDKTLRCSLDGCRKTFAFKHHLVRHQNASHLSTRYICPVCNKEEQSNVHLKNHMSMHKGEITYKCPKCDRSYLRRGRLASHVVLIHNLHLTTEELDKISSQAKRQAEPNDLKDTMPRAHLGRRKDVGCAREENGEPTGADDNSK, encoded by the exons ATGCTCAACCCAGTGAAGCAAATAGAGCCGGTGGCCACAACATCGACGACCATCACTGAATCGGGCGACATCAATGTAGTGGTAGATGCGACGCCGCTCTTCTATGCAGCAACCTCCAATTCCCTGATTGTGACGAACCCGGCGCCAGTGACAACGGTGGTGGAATCCACCGGAGAAGCCGGCAACCATGCATTTGGAATCTTTCCCGAAATCTCAGAGGGAAATTTGCCGGTAAACGAAGCCGTACAGCAGACACCAGCAAACATATCTGGCAATTCGATGTTTGGCGACATGCAGGACTTCATTGACAACACCGATGTGGCTGCCATATGCACAATTCCTGCGGATGATATGCCCGTTGTGGATGGTGATGACATCGTGATTGATAATAACAATATCAGTCTGGACTTTGATGCCGAGAATTTGTTCGAGGACTTCGAGGAGGAAGAGGACGCAGTGGGcgaggaagaagaagacgTCGAGAACGATGACGAGAATGACAACAATGATGCTGCCACGGATCAAAATCTGCTGCTGACCAGCGACGATGATGATGTGGACGACTTTGATGACGAGCAGTCGAAGCATCTGCAGAAGCCCTACTGCATTTACTGCAATAAGAAGTTTACCAGCCAGTATAAATTCGAGAACCACATGTTTATTCACCGAG GCCTGGCCCCCTATCGCTGTGAGTTGTGCACCAACCTTTACAACATGAAGCGACTGCTGATCAGACACTACAAAACTGTGCACAAGAGAATGCCCACGAGGGACATGGTCCAGGCGAAGGGCGATAAGGTTTCCGTTGCCCGCACCAACATCGAAAATCTGTATCCTGGCAGGATAAAGA AACCAATGCTCATGTGCGCCAAGTGTCCGTTCGAGTGCGAATCAGATTCAGAGATGCGCAAGCATCTGAATGCCCACCATGGGATTAATGAAGGAG tgTCCGAGCATGCAAACGAAGTGTTTATCATTCGCA AATTACCATTTGAATGCCCGCGCTGCATTCGATCATTTGCTGCTAAGACCACCCTTAGTCGCCATCTGCAGCGCAGTCATTTGGTGGACACAATTATAGAGATGCAAGTGCCGCAAAGCGAGGAAGCCACCACGACGACCATGGCCACATCATCGTTAACTTTATCTGGGCCAGAAAACGCGGTCATAGAGGATAGCCAGCATAATGAGATGATGCAGACGGATGTTGGGGCTGAGAAGATGACGACGGCTGCTTTAggcaatggcgatggcaatg AAGTAGCCGGCAAAGATGATGGATCAGGAGAACACGCGGAACCGGCGGTGCTAGAGGAAGAACTGGATCCCGTAACGTTGGACGCAGCCACCGCGGTGACTacaacagcaatagcagcagcaatatcagcggcagctgcagcggaAGCTAATTCGTCAGAGTCACCCGTTACAACCACAGCTTCATCGTCAACTACTCTCTTTCCGACGCCCACACCGTTTGATTTTGAATACGACATAATGAGAGACGAAGCCCAGCAATCGTCGCCAAATATCCATGACGTCTCCAAAGCCTTTACCGACAATGCCTCATCCAGCAGCCCAATTAATGAAAGCGACAAACTGCTGTCCACCACTGCCCTGGAAACTTCGCCAGCGAAGGGTTTACGCTCCAACACCCGTCTGCATCGCTCTTCCATTTACGTGTGTAAGCTCTGTAGCCAAACATTTGACGAGCTGGGCAAGCTGGTCAAGCATGAAATGGAGCTACACTCCAACACGGAACGATCTCGGTGGGGCTATCAGCACAAGTGTGCCATCTGCAATACATCGTACCGCACGCTCACGTTGCTCAAGTTCCACATGAAGCGACACAGCAATCGGAAATCACAGTGCAAGCTGTGCCCCAAAACCTTTGTAACAATCGCAGAGCTCGAGCGGCACACGAAGGCCAAGCACAGCAAGGATAAGACGCTTCGGTGCTCTTTGGATGGCTGCCGGAAGACTTTTGCCTTCAAACACCATTTGGTACGCCATCAAAATGCCTCACATTTGAGCACACGGTACATATGTCCCGTTTGCAATAAGGAGGAGCAGTCCAATGTGCATTTGAAGAATCATATGAGCATGCACAAAGGTGAGATAACCTACAAGTGCCCTAAGTGCGATCGCTCCTATTTGCGGCGTGGCAG ACTCGCAAGCCATGTTGTCCTAATCCATAATTTGCATCTCACCACCGAAGAGTTGGATAAAATCTCATCCCAGGCTAAGCGCCAGGCCGAACCTAACGATCTTAAAGACACGATGCCCCGGGCGCACCTGGGCCGTCGAAAGGATGTGGGTTGTGCAAGAGAAGAAAATGGGGAGCCCACAGGAGCTGATGATAATTCCAAGTAG